In Arthrobacter sp. SLBN-83, one DNA window encodes the following:
- the nadD gene encoding nicotinate-nucleotide adenylyltransferase, whose protein sequence is MGGTFDPIHHGHLVAASEVAAEFDLDEVVFVPTGQPWQKSHKQVSEPEHRYLMTVIATASNPRFTVSRVDVDRPGPTYTIDTLRDLRAQRPDADLFFITGADALAQILSWKDIDELWSLAHFVGVTRPGHVLDGMGREDVSLLEVPAMAISSTDCRARVAANNPVWYLVPDGVVQYIAKYGLYSDAPASAEEQTSEAREPASTE, encoded by the coding sequence ATGGGCGGGACGTTCGATCCCATCCACCACGGCCACCTTGTTGCGGCCAGCGAGGTCGCGGCGGAATTCGACCTTGACGAGGTTGTCTTCGTCCCCACCGGGCAGCCGTGGCAAAAGTCCCATAAACAGGTCAGCGAGCCTGAGCACCGCTACCTGATGACCGTCATCGCCACCGCGTCCAATCCGCGGTTCACCGTCAGCCGCGTCGATGTGGACCGTCCCGGTCCCACCTACACCATCGACACCCTGCGCGACCTGCGGGCACAACGCCCGGATGCCGATCTGTTCTTCATTACCGGAGCAGATGCCCTGGCGCAGATCCTGTCGTGGAAGGACATCGACGAACTCTGGTCGCTGGCGCACTTTGTGGGAGTCACGCGGCCCGGTCACGTCCTGGATGGCATGGGCCGTGAAGACGTCAGCCTCCTGGAAGTTCCGGCGATGGCCATCTCGTCAACCGATTGCCGTGCCCGCGTGGCGGCGAACAACCCGGTCTGGTACCTGGTCCCGGACGGGGTGGTTCAGTACATCGCCAAGTACGGCCTGTATTCCGACGCGCCCGCAAGCGCGGAGGAACAAACTTCCGAAGCACGCGAACCAGCCAGTACTGAATGA